In the genome of Hyphomicrobium sp. CS1GBMeth3, the window TCGAGCCGACGTGCTCGAAGCTCATGATCTTAAAGGCGATCATGGACAGCGGCTCGCTGTCGGACGGCTTGCGCAGAAGGTCTTTGCCGGTTTTCGGATCGATACCCTTGTAGGCCTCACGATCAAGCGGGCTCGGCAGGAAGTCGACGACGGCGTCGAGAAGGGGCTGCACGCCCTTGTTCTTGAAGGCCGACCCACACATCATCGGATAGAAGGCGCGGGTGATGGTCGCCTTGCGGATAAGCTTACGAATGGTGTCCTCGTCGGGCTCCTTGCCCTCGAGGTAAGCCTCCATCGCGGCGTCGTCCATTTCGACGGCGGCCTCGATCATGGCGGCGCGGAACTCGGCAGCCTTGTCGGCGAGATCGGCCGGGATCTCGGACTCGACCATCTTGGCGTCCTTGCCATCGCCTTCCCAGGTGATGGCCTTCATCTTGATGAGGTCAACAACGCCCTTGAAGTCGCTCTCAGCGCCGATCGGAATCTGCAACGGCACAGCGCGCGCGCCGAGCTTTTCCTTGATGTCGGCAAGGCACATGTAAAAGTCCGCGCCGGTCTTATCCATCTTGTTGGAGAAGATGATGCGCGGAACGCTGTACTTGTCGCCTTGACGCCAAACGGTCTCGGTCTGCGGCTCGACGCCCTGGTTCGAGTCGAGAACGCACACGGCGCCGTCGAGCACGCGCAGCGAACGCTCGACCTCGATGGTGAAGTCGACGTGGCCCGGCGTATCAATGATGTTCAGGCGGTGCTTCTTGTCGTTGCGGTCCACCCAGAAGCAGGTCGTCGCGGCAGACGTAATGGTAATGCCGCGCTCAGCCTCCTGCTCCATGAAGTCCATCGTCGCGGCGCCGTCGTGGACTTCGCCGATCTTGTAGGACTTGCCGGTGTAGTAGAGGATCCGCTCAGTCGTGGTCGTCTTGCCGGCATCAATGTGGGCCATGATGCCGAAGTTGCGGTAGTCCTCGATGGGGTATTGGCGGGCCATCTGTCTTTCCCTTTGCGCTTCGGTTGCCTACTCCGCAACCGCGCTTTTCCCTTTGCTCAGCCGCGCGATTTACCAGCGGTAATGCGAGAACGCCCGGTTGGCGTCCGCCATCTTGTGCGTGTCTTCGCGCTTCTTGACGGCCGTGCCACGGTTGGCGGCGGCGTCCAGCAGCTCGCCCGACAGGCGCTCAACCATCGTGTTCTCGTTGCGCGCACGGGCTGCAGTGATGATCCAGCGGATGGCGAGAGCCTGACGGCGCTCAGTGCGAACTTCGACCGGAACCTGGTACGTGGCGCCGCCGACGCGACGCGAGCGAACCTCGACCGCCGGCATGACGTTGTCCAGCGCCTGATGGAACATGGCGACCGGATCGGACTTCGCCTTGCTCTCCATACGCTCCAGCGCGCCGTACACGATGCGCTCGGCGACCGACTTCTTACCGTCGGACATGACGGCGTTCATGAACTTGGTCAGCACCAGATCAGAATACTTCGGATCCGGATTGACTTCGCGCTTTTCTGCACTGTGACGACGGGACATGTGTCCTAGTCCTTCGCTTCAATCTTAGGGCTCACTCCCGGGCGAGCCGCCTTGGAACTTCGAGATCCCGGATCCTTCCGCTCCTAAGCGGCTCGTCCGGGATACCTCTGGCGAGAAGGCTATTTCGGCCTCTTCGCACCGTATTTCGAACGACGCTGCTTGCGGTTGGCGACGCCCTGGGTGTCGAGCACGCCGCGCAGGATGTGGTAACGGACGCCGGGCAAGTCCTTGACGCGGCCACCACGGATCAGGACCACGGAATGCTCCTGAAGGTTGTGGCCCTCGCCCGGAATGTAGCCGATCACCTCGTAGCCGTTGGTCAGGCGGATCTTGGCGACCTTACGAAGCGCCGAGTTCGGCTTCTTCGGCGTCGTCGTATAGACGCGCGTGCAGACGCCACGCTTCTGAGGGCACGCCTCCATGTGGCGCGACTTCTCGCGATAGACC includes:
- the rpsG gene encoding 30S ribosomal protein S7; the encoded protein is MSRRHSAEKREVNPDPKYSDLVLTKFMNAVMSDGKKSVAERIVYGALERMESKAKSDPVAMFHQALDNVMPAVEVRSRRVGGATYQVPVEVRTERRQALAIRWIITAARARNENTMVERLSGELLDAAANRGTAVKKREDTHKMADANRAFSHYRW
- the rpsL gene encoding 30S ribosomal protein S12 yields the protein MPTIQQLIRKPRSPKVYREKSRHMEACPQKRGVCTRVYTTTPKKPNSALRKVAKIRLTNGYEVIGYIPGEGHNLQEHSVVLIRGGRVKDLPGVRYHILRGVLDTQGVANRKQRRSKYGAKRPK